The window AGCTGTTCGACCTGTGCGGGAGTCGCCCCCTTCTGCGGACCGAAGACACGGGCCACGCCCAGCTCACCGCAGAGCACGTTGTACGGGTTGCAGGCGACCAGCAGTTCCACGTCCGCGAGGCGGGGGTCGAGGCCCGTCGGGTCGATGCGCTGAAGGCGTACCAACTCGGCTCCGCCGTGCGGGAGTTCGAAGCCGTCCGCGTCGAGCAGTCTGGCGCCCAGCGCCTGGAGCGCGCCGGCGCCCCCGTCCGACGTGCCCGAGTCGCCGCAGCCGACGAGCACGCGGTGTACGCCCGTGTCGAGGGCGGCGCGGATCAGCTCGCCCACGCCGTACGTGGTGGTGGCGCCCGGATCGCGCAGGCAGTGCGGGACGAGGGAGAGGCCGGCGACGGCCGCCATCTCCACGACGGCCGTGCCACCCACGCCGAGCAGCGCGAAGTGGGTGCCCACGGGCTCGCCCAGCGGGCCGGTGGCGGGCAGGGCGACCAGCCGGCCCCCGGTCGCCGTGGCGAGGGCCCGGGCGGTGCCCTCGCCTCCGTCCACCAGTGGAATGAGATCGACCTCGGCGTCCGGGACGACACGGCGTACGCCCGCCGCGATGGCGTCGGCGGCGGCCTGGGCGGACAGGGACTCCTTGAAGCCGCTGGGGGCGACGGCGAAACGGGTCAGCATGGGCGGGGCTCCTTCAGAGCTGCGGGACGTCCGGGATCCGGGCCTTCCAGGTCCCGGCGATCGGGGGTCGGGGCTTCAGGGGTCAGGGCTTCAGCACGGGCACGCCGAACAGCGGCCACACGGCGAGGGCGAAGAGCAGGACGAGGGCGGCCGTCAGCGGGGCGAGAACCGCGGACAGGCGCAGCAGGTCGCGCGGGGTGTAGGTCGGCGTGCCGGGTATCTCCGCGAAGAGCGTGACGGGCTTCGCGGAGGCCGGCAGTGTGTGGCAGAAGCCCGCCGCCGCGGTGGACGCCAGCGCCGCCGCGACCGGGTTGACGCCCGCGCCCACGGCCGCCGCGACGACCAGCGGCACGAGGACGGACGAGCGGGCCGAGCGGGACTGCAGGACGAGGTGGGCCGCCGTGCTCACCGCGACGACGAGCGCGAGGAAGAGCCACGGCTCCACGTCGACCGGCAGGCCGGACACCAGCCACTTCGCCGCCCCCGAGTCCGCGAGCGCGACCCCCATCGCCATCGTCGCGGCCATGAAGAGGAGCAGCGACCAGGGCACGGTCTTCAGTGCGTCCTTGAGGCCGACCGTCCCGAGGGCGGGCGAGGCCGCGACGACCGCGCCGATCAGCGCGACGACCGCCGGCGACACCTGGTGGAGCGGTTCGCTGCACCACAGCACGACCACGGTGGCGAGCAACAGCGCACACCGCGACTCGGCCGGTGTCCAGGGGCCGGTGACCGGCCGCTCGCTGTGCCGCTGGATGTCATCGGCCGTGATCCGTACGGGAGTTCGGCGGTCCGAACGCCGAGTGGTCGTCAACAGCACCGCTTCGGCGGCCAGATGGGAGGACACCACCGCCAGCGGCAGGCCGAGCAGCAGCCACTGGGTGAAGTCGATGCGGTCGCCCGTGGTCTCCCACAGCACCGACACCGTGATCAGATGCGCTCCCGCACCGATCAGGGTCGCCACCGCCGACAGGAGGATCACGGTAGGGAAGAGCAGCGCCAGCATCACGACCAGTCGTCTCCGGTCGGCCAGTGCCTTGGCGAGGGCGAGGAACACCGGCAGTGCCAGTGCGGCCCGGCCGGAGGTGGCGGGCACCGCGAACGCCGTCACGACGAGCGCCGCGGTGGTCAGGTGCACCAACTGCCGCACGCCGCGCGCCCCGCCGACCAGGAACGCCGCCGCCCGCCCGGCGAGCCCGGTCCGGGTCACCGCCGCCGCGAGCACGAAGGCGCAGATCAGCAGCCAGACCGTCGAGTCGCCGAGGGTGCCGAAGAGCGTGTCGCTGCTGATCACCCCGGTCACGGTGAGGGCGAGCCCCGCGCCCAGGGCGATGTACGTGTCGTCGATGGGTGTACCGATCCACGCGCAGGTCGCCAGCGTGAACACGGCGAGCGTCAGACGGGCGTCGGCGCCGAGCCCGGGGAAGTTGCCGGGCACGACCAGCAGGGCGCAGAGGCTCAGGGCCACGCACAGGGTGACGGTTCGGAGGAGGTTCAGGCTCACAGGTCCCAGAGTCCGGCCGGGCCGTGAGCCTCCAATGAGCCCCACATGAAGGAAGCTTCACGCTCACCCGGGGAGCCGGTATCCCATTCCCCGCACGGTCTCCACCTGCTCGGCCCCGAGCTTCTTGCGCAGCGCGCGCACGTACACGTCGACGATGTTGGACCCGGGGTCGAAGTCGTACCCCCACACGTGCGACAGGATCTGCTCGCGCGACAGGACCTGTCCGGGGTGCCGCAGGAACAGCTCCAGAAGCACGAACTCGCGGGCCGTCAGGTCGACGGTCCGCTCGCCGGCCCGAGCCCGCCGGGTGCGCAGGTCCAGCGTCAGGTCACCGCCGCGCAGCACGGTGACCTCGGGCGTTCCGGCCGCCGTCCGCAGCCGCAGGCGCACCCGGGCGAGGAGTTCCTCGAATCGGAACGGTTTGGTCATCCAGTCGTCGGCGCCGCCCTCCAGGCCGGCCACCGTGTCGCGTACGGAGTCCCGGGCGGTCAGCACGATCACGGGGACCGTGACACGGGCCTCGCGCAGTTCGCGCAGCACGGTGAAGCCGTCCCGCCCCGGCAGCCCGATGTCGAGGATCACCAGGTCGAAACCGCCGGTCAGCGTGTACTCGTACGCCGAGTCGCCGTCCGCCACGACGGTCGTGGTGAAGCCGCCCGCGCGCAGCCCCTTCTCGACGAAGGAGGCGATGCGCTCCTCGTCCTCGACGATCAGGATGCGGTTCATGCGTGCAGTCCCGTCATGTGTTCCTCTTCCCGTGCGAGCACGAGTACGAAGGTGGCCCCGCCGCCCTCGGTCTGCCGCAGCAGTACCCGGCCGCCGCGGTGCCCCTGCGCGATCGCCCGCACGATCGACAGGCCGAGGCCCGCGCCGCTGCCCCGGGTACCGCGCCGGGCGGTGCCGCGGCGGAAGCGTTCGAAGATGACCTCGGCGTCCTGCGGCTGCACACCGGGGCCCGAGTCGGACACGTACAGCTCCACGCGTCCGTCCAGGACGTGCGAGCCGATGCGGATCGACTGGCCGGGGACGGTGTGCTGCACGGCGTTCTGCGCGAGCTGCACCATGGCCTGGGTGACGCGCTGAGGGTCCAGCCGGGCCTCGCCCTCGGCGACCTCGGCCAGCTCCCAGTGCCGGTCGCCGAGGGTGCGGGCCTTGACGAAGACGTCGGCGGTGAGTTCGGCGAGCTGGACCGGCTCGGGGGTGACGAAGTCGGGCCGTTCGGTCCGGGCGAGCAGCAGCAGGTCCTCGACGATGCGGCTCATCCGGTCCAGCTCGTCGGTGACCAGGCGGACCGTCTCCTCCCGCTCGGCCGGATCGTCACCCATCAGCTCCAGGTGGCCGCGCACGATGGTGATCGGGGTGCGCAGTTCGTGGCCCGCGTCGTCGACGAACTCCCGCTGGGCGGCGAAGGCGCGCTCCAGCCGGTCCAGCATCGCGTTGAACGTCTCGGCCAGCGCGGCGATGTCGTCGTGGCCACGGACCGGGATGCGCCGCGTGAGGTCCTGCTCCGTGAGCTGCGCGGCGGTGGTGCGCACCAGCCGTACGGGCTTGAGGATGCGGCCGGCCACCACCCAGGCGATCCCCGTCGTCAGCAGCAGCGCCACACCGCAGATGGCCAGCAGGATGCGGAACACCTCGTTCGCGCGGGCCTGTTCGCGCCCCGGGTGGAAGGCGACGACGAACGCCGCCTCCGGCTCGCCGCCCGGACGGGCGATGGCGACCTTGGCCCACCGGACGTCCCCGGCGGCGCGGTGCAGCGTACCGGTGGACGCGGTCGACGCGAAGATCTGCCGACGGGCCGCCGCATCCCGGTGCAGAGGCAGTTCCACGGGGATCTCGCGGTCCTGGACGAGCTTCGCCGGGGCGGCGCCCGAGGGGCCGGCGAGGAGCCCCATCAGCTCCTCGTCGGGGTCGGCGTACTGCCGCTCCAGGAAGACGCGCAGCAGCCGTCCGGGATCGCTGAAGGGCCGGCCGGTCGTGGGATCCACCCCGCGCTCCTCGAAGTGCGCGAACTCGCCGGTCTCCTGGGCGAGCAGGCCGCTGACGCGGGAGTCGACGTCCCGCAGGAGGATCGAGCGGGTGGTCGTGGCCACGGCGGCGAAGGCCACGGCCATCACGAGCAGCAGCCAGAGCAGGATGCGGACCCGGGCCGAGACCCGCCGACGCACGGACACGGAGCCGGGCAAGGATGCGGGAGCGGACCCGGGCATGGGTGCGGGAACGGGCTCAGCCGTCGTCTCCCGGGCCGTCGTCGTCATCGTCGTCATCACTCACCGGAGGCCGTGACACGACCTCGTCACTCGGGGTCGGAGTCGGGGTCGGGGTGGGTTTCGCGGAGGTGGGCGCCGCCGAGGGCGAACCGCTCTCCAGCTCGACTCTGGGCGGCACCTTCGGGGACTCCGGACTGTCGGTCAGGGCGTAACTGGTGGCGGCGATCCCCAGCGGGATCACCACGACGGCGGCGAGGGCCGCCATACGGTGGGAGAAGACCATGGGCCGATGGTGCGGGGCCCGGGGGTGCGCCCGGATGAGCGCCGGATGAAGAACTCTTCATCCTGGGATGCGGGGGCCGGTGGGCCCGAGGGCTCGACGCGGCGGCCACCCCGCCACGGGCGCTCCTCGGCTCCGCCGGTGAGCGGCCCCCCCCGGGGGGCGCGGGAAACCGTGCGGTCGGTCACCACCGACCCGCAGCCGGCACCCGGCCCCGCGATCCGGACTAGTTGTCGAGCCCGATGGCGAACGCGGCCTCGAGGTCGTGCTGCGAGTACGTCCGGAACGCCACATGCGTGTCCGTGCCCTCCACCCCCGGAATCTTGCTGATCATCCCGGGAATGACATCGGCCAGGTCGTCATGGGCCTTCACCCGGACCATGGCGATCAGGTCGTACGTGCCGGTCACGGAGAAGACCTCGCTGACGCTGTCGAGCGCGGCGATCGACTCGGCGATCTCGGGGATCCGGTCCACGCTGGTCTTGATGAGCACGATCGCGGTGATCACGGCTGGGTTTCTCCCTCGGTGGCCGGCGCTGGGGATTTCACTCTAGCCGGACGGCCGTACCGCACCCACGCGTAGAGGAAGCCGGCCGAGAAGCCCAGCAGGTGCGCCAGATAGGCGACGCCGGGGCCCTGTGTCGCGCGCCCGGCGGCCAGCCACTGCAGGGACACCCAGAACGGGAGCACGACCCAGGCGGGAAACCGCAGCGGGAGGAAGAAGAGGAACGGAAAGAGACTGGTCACCCTGGCTTTGGGGAACAGGTAGAGGAAGGCGCCGAGGACCGCGGAGATCGCCCCTGACGCGCCGACGAGGGTCTGTGCCGAGTCGGCGTGGGCGGCCGCGTAGCCGAGCAGGGCGAGGTAGCCGCAGCCCACGTAGAAGAGGGCGAACTGGACGTGGCCCATCCTCTCCTCGGCCATCGCCCCGAAGACATAGAGGAAGAGCATGTTCCCCAGAAGATGCAGCCAGCTGCCGTGCACGAAGAGCGCGGTGGCCGGGGTGACGGCGGCCCGTGGCCTCCCCTGGAACAGTTCGACGGGCACCACCCCCCACCGTTCGAAATAGGCCCGCTGCGCCGAGAGCAGCTCGTCGCCGGTGCCGTACGCGGGCCCGAGGCCCGAGGCCGGGCCGATCACGAAGACCAGACAGCACAGGGCGATCAGTCCGTAGGTCACCGGAGCGGACTGCCCCCGGGCCGCTCCGGCCGTCCTGCCGACGGTCCTGCCCCAGTTGCCGATCATGGGCAGATCATGACGTAACGGAACCGATCGGCGCAGAGTGCCTCGCCGCTTCGCGCCCCGCGGGGGCGCGGGGCCGTGACATGGCGACGGCCCGCCGCGCGTCCGTGACCGGTCACGGACGGCCCGCGGTTTTCGGACCACCCCTCCAGCGGAGCGCTCGGTACGCGCCAGGCCGTAGGGTTACGAGCCACACGCTCCAGGACAGCTGGTGCGCCGCGGAGATCCAGGAAAGAGAGCGACTGCCACGATGACGGTTCCCCTCCCGACCACCGAGACCCGTTGGCGCTGCACGCTCTGCGGCAACCTGACGCGATTCGACGTGACCCGTTCGTCGAAGGTCGTCGAGTACGTGCATCTCGACCTGGCCGGGGAACCGAAGGTCGAGGAGCGCGACGTGGTCAGTGAGACCATCGAGTCCGTGCGCTGCCGCTGGTGCAACGCGGTGGATCAGGTGGAACTGGTGGACAGGCCGGGCGCCGGCTCCTGACAGGAGCGGGCCCCGCACGGACGATGGGGTGAAGGATGGTGGAGACCACAGGCGAGGAGCCGGACGACGGCGACGCCGAGGTGCTCGATCGTCCGCTGCCCGACGGTGTGCGCCGCAAGGTCGTACAGATCGTCTCGGACGGCTTCGGCGGGCTGACCGTGGCCGAACTGCCCGCCCAGCTGAGGCAGTACGCCCGGTTCGCCCCCAATCGCCGCGCCAAGTTCGCGGGTACGGCGATGGCGGCGGCCATGGAGACGGACCCGCTCTTCAGACAGCGCATCGCCGAGAAACTCAGAGACGCGCAGCCGGAGCTGTCCGGCGCTCTCGTCTCAGGCTCTGCGCCCCCGGCCGCGGACCCGCTCGACGTGGCGGCCGCGGCCTATGTGCTGCGGCCCCCGGGCTGGGTCAAGCTGGTGACCGCCGCGGGCGAGGAGGCACTGCGGGCGGACGCCGAGCGCGCCGACGAGGAGAGCCGCGCCGAGCTGGAGCGGCTGCGCGAGGAGCTCGCCGAGGCCCGCGGCCAGACCCGTACCGAGACGGAGCGGCTGCGCACCGAGCTCGAAGCGGCGAAGAAGGAAGCCGAGTCGCTGCACCGCAAACTGCGCGGGGCGCTCAGTGACGTCAAGCGCGGCGAGGCCGCCCTGCGCAAGCTGCGGGGCGAGATGGAGTCCGTACGCGGCGACGGCCAGGCCCAGGTGTCGGCCGCCGAGAGCGAGAGCCGGCGCCTGAAGTCGCGGCTCGGTGAGGCGGAGGCGGCCCTGGAAGCCGCCCGCCGCGCGGCCCGCGAAGGCCGCAGCGTCGAGGACATGCGGGTACGGCTGCTGCTGGACACCGTGCTCGACGCGACTCAGGGGCTGCGCCGCGAACTGGCTCTGCCGCCGGTGTCGGTGCGGCCCGCGGAGACCGTGGACGCGGTCGAGCCGGGACGCATGACACCGAAGGACATCGCCGCCCGGGCGCTGTCCGAGAACGATCCAGCGATCCTCGACCAGCTGCTCGCGCTGCCGCAGGCGCACCTGGTCGTCGACGGCTACAACGTCACCAAGACCGGCTATCCGCAGATGCCGCTGGAGAAGCAGCGCCTGCGGCTCCTCGGCCAGCTCTCACAGCTCGCCGCGCAGACCGGCGCCGAGGTCACCTGTGTCTTCGACGGGGCCGAGCTGGCCGCCCCGGTGCTGCTCGCGCCGCCGCGCGGGGTGCGGGTGCTGTTCTCCAAGCCGGGCGTCACCGCGGACGAGTTGATCCGCCAGCTGGTGCGTGCGGAGCCCCCGGGCCGGCCCGTCATCGTCGTCTCCACCGACCGCGAGGTGGCCGACGGTGTGGCCAGTGCGGGCGCGCGGCCGGTGGCCTCCGTGGTGCTGCTCAAGCGCCTGTCGAGGGGTTGAGAGAGGCCGTTCGCGGGCAGCCCCGCCGCTCGGGCCGTCCACGGCCGCCTTTCTGTCTCGTACGTCACATACGCGCCGGACGCCCCAAGCGCAACACATGGTCGACTTGCCCGAATTGGCGAAACCTTCACGCAACGTAGTGTCAATCACGCATTACTGCACGTGAGTTGAGTGCAAAGAATGCGGTCGGTGACCGAGATTTTTCCGAGGAGGATTTGAACTGATCACAGGGTGGTCACTAGGGTCAGGCCTCGAACCTCTACTCGGGTGATCACTCATTGGGAGTGACGGTGGAGGGGCACCGCCAACCGGCGTCTTCGGTGGGCGGCTGAGGTAATGAAGGAGCTCGCCTCCGTGGCGTCCCACCGTCGACCGAAGCAGCCGAGCCGCACCCGTGTGACCGTGCTCACCACCGCCGCTGCCGCAGCCGTTGCCCTCAGCTCGCAGGCGGCCAACGCCGCGCCCAGCGAGAAGCCGAGCAAGGACGAGGTCAAGGCCAAGGTCGACAAGCTCTACGAAGAGGTCGAGCGGGCCACCGACAAGGCCAACGGGGCTGAGGAGAAGCAGGAGAAGCTCGAGAAGGAGATCGACACTCTCCAGGATCAGGTCGCACGCGGCCAGGACGATCTCAACTCCATGCGCGACGGCCTCGGTCTGATGGCCAGCTCCCAGTACCGGACGGGCGCCATCGACCCCTCCGTCCAGCTCTTCCTCTCCTCGGACCCGGACGACTACCTCGACAAGGCGTCCGCCATGGACCAGCTGAGCTCTCAGCAGGTCGAGGCGCTGAAGAAGGTCCAGGACAAGCAGCGGGTTCTCGCCCAGCAGCGCCAGGAGGCCTCCGGCAAGCTCAAGGAGCTCGCCGACACCCGCAAGACCCTGGACCAGAAGAAGAAGGAGGTCCAGGGCAAGCTCACCGACGCGCGCAAGCTGCTCAACACCCTGACCGCCAAGGAGCGTGCGGCCATGACGGCCGCCGACGACCGCGCCAGCCGCTCCGCCGGTGACCGCGTCGAGCTCGGCAACGAGGTTCCCGCCTCCGAACGTGGTGCCGCCGCCCTCGCCGCCGCGAAGACCCAGATGGGCAAGCCGTACGTCTCCGGTGGCAGCGGCCCCAACTCGTACGACTGCTCCGGGCTGACCCAGTGGGCGTACAGCCAGGCCGGGGTGTCGATATCCCGGACCACGTACACGCAGCAGAACGACGGCGTGAAGATCGGCCGCGACCAGCTCAAGCCCGGCGACCTGGTCTTCTTCAACAGCCTGGGACACGTCGGCCTGTACGCCGGAAACGGTGTGATCGTGCACGCCCCGAAGCCGGGCACTGTCGTCCGCCTCGAGTCGATGAGCACGATCGGCACCTTCCAGTTCGGCGTCCGCGTCTGATCCCGGGCCCTCGTCCGGCCGGCTGATCGCCGGGTCCGACGGCTCGTCCGATCGCCGGGGTACGACGGCCCGTTCGGCCGCCCCGATCCGACGGCCCGTCCGGTCCCGGTCCTCTCCCGCCCCTCCCCGGCGTCGATCGCCGCGCCGCCCGAACGGGCGAATTACCGTGCCTCCCGCTGACTCCACGCCCCGCTGATGACCTGCGTCTGAGGCGGGGCGTCGCGTTGTGTACACGTATGGCTCTTTGGCCGCCGCGTAGTCGCACGACTACTGTCTGGCGCGGTTCCCCCAACTCCGGGGGTTCGTCAGCGGAAGGGAGAGCGGCTTCCTGTGGGGTCCCATCGCCGCCCAGCACCGTCCGGCTTCGACCGGGGCGCCAGAGGCGCCACCCTCTGCGTACTGACCGCCGCGGCCGCGGCCCTCGGCGTCCTGCCGGCCGGTGCCGCGCCGCAGGACGACAGCCGCGCCGAGGTGGACCGGCTGTACGAGGAGGCCGAGCAGGCCACCGAGTCGTACAACAAGGCCGACGAACGCGCCGACACCCTGCGCGAGCAGGTAGGCAGGTCGCAGGACCGGATCGCCAGACAGCAGGACCGCATCAACACCATGCGGGACGCGCTCGGTTCGCTCGCCGGGGCCCAGTACCGCTCCGGCGGCCTCGACCCGTCTCTGGCGCTGATGTTCTCCGACGACCCCGAGGAGTACCTCGACAAGGCGGCCGCGCTGGACCGGATCAGCGCCCGCCAGGCCGGGGAACTCAGGGAACTCCAGGGCGCCATGCGCGACCTCGCCCAGGAACGCGAGGAGGCGACCCGCAAGCTCTCCGAGCTCGACAGGAGCCGCAAGGCCGTCGCCCGGCACAAGCGCACCGTCGAGCAGAAGCTGTCCAAGGCGCGACGGCTGCTCAACGCGATGCCGGAGGGCGACCGCGCCGCCTTCGACCGGGCCTCCCGCTCCGGCAGGACTCCCGACCTCACCGGTGCCGTCCCGTCCTCCGGGCGTGCGGCCGCCGCCGTCGCCGCGGCCCGCTCAGCCCTCGGCCGCCCGTACGTCTGGGGTGCCAACGGGCCCACGGGCTTCGACTGTTCGGGCCTCACGCAGTGGTCGTACGCGCAGGCCGGTGTCGGTCTGCCGCGGACCTCGCAGGCCCAGGCGCACGCCGGACGGCCGGTGCCGCTCTCCCAGGCGCAGCCCGGGGACATCGTCACCTACCGGGGCGACGCCAGCCACGTGGGGATGTACGTGGGCAACGGCCAGGTGATCCACGCGCCCTACCCCGGCGCTCCCGTGCGCTACGACCCGGTGGGCATGATGCCCGTGAACACGGTGACGCGCCCCTGACCCGTCGGGCCCGGCGCCGTACGATCGGGACCGTGGCTGGTCGTGGGCGTGCGCCGAGGTGGGTCGTCGGGCTGCTGCTGGCCACTCTGGTGGGCTGCGGCGGCCCTTCGGGGACCGACGGCTCGTCCGCCGACGTCCAGCGCGTGCTCGACCGGCGGGCCGCGGCGGTGCGTGACGGCAGCGAGCGGGACTTCGTGGCGACGGGCGCGCCGGACTCCGTCGACGCCGGTGAACGGAGCGCCGCGCGCGCCGAGTTCAGGAACCTGCGGGCCGTTCCGCTGACCGACTGGTCGTACCGCGTGACCGGCTTCCGCCGCTCCGGCGACCGTGCCACGGCGGACGCGGACCTCCGCTACCGCATGGACGGCTACGACCGGGCGCCCGTCGTCACCGCCCGCACGCTGACCCTCGCCCGCGCCGACGGGCGTTGGTACGTGACCGCCGACCGGCCCGCCGCCGACGCCGGCCGGCAGCTGTGGGAGCAGGGCCCCGTGCTGGCCGTACGCGGCGAGCACAGCCTCGTCCTCGGGGTCGGGCAGCCCCGGGGCGCCCTGCGCGGTTACGCGAAGCTCGCCGACCGTGCGGTGCCCGCGGTGCGTGAGGCGTGGGGCGGGGACTGGCCGGGGCAGGTCGTCGTCCTCGTACCGGCGTCGCTGGAGGGGATGGGGGAGCTGCTGGGGGCGCCCGCGTCCGGGTACCGGGGGATCGCGGCGGTCACCACGGGGGAGACGGGCGGCTCCGGGAAGACACCCGCCGACCGGATCATCGTCAACCCCGACGCGTACGGAGTGCTGGGTTCCTTCGGCCGGCAGGTCGTCCTCACGCACGAGACGACCCATGTCGCGACCCGCACCTCGACCTCGGCGGCGACCCCCCTGTGGCTGTCCGAGGGGTACGCGGACTGGGTCGGCTACCGGGGCACCGGCCGCACCGCGACGCAGGTCGCGCCGGAGCTGGCGCGGGCCGTGGCCGAGGGCCGGGTCCCGGCCGCTCTGCCGGGCGACAAGGACTTCGGCTTCGGCGGGGACGCGGGGAAGCTGGCGCGGGCCTACGAGAGCGGCTGGCTGGCCTGCCGGCTGATCGCCGAGCGGTGGGGCGAGGTGCGGCTGGGGGAGTTCTACCGGGCCGTGGGGGCCCACGACAAGCGGGCGGGCGCGGTGGAGGCGGGGCTGCGGGAGGTCCTGGAGACGACGCCGGAGGAGTTCACGCGGATGTGGCGGGAGTACCTGCGCGACCGGCTCGGGTGACGTGCGCGGCCGGGCCCGTGCCCTCAGGGGGTCAGGGACTCCTTGCCGACGGGAGCCGGCCGACCGGCCGCGGGAGCCGCGTCCGCGTACGACACGGTGTCGCGCCACAGGAGCGTGCCCGCGGTGACGGTCGCGGCGACCAGCAGGCCGTTGCGGATCACGAGCAGGGTGATCCCGAGGCTGTTGCTGGCGACGACGTCCGCGAAGTAGACGGGGAACTCCAGGACGGTGACGAAGCTCGCCACCACGACCATCCCCGCCGGCAGGCCCATCCGGCTGCCGCGGAAGACCAGGCACACGGCGGCCAGACCCACCAGCCACACCATGTATTGCGGGCTGATGACCCGGCTCGTCGTGGTGAACAGGAGCACCGCCACGAACGCGGCGTCCGCGACCGTGTGCACCAGGAACCGCGTCGCGCACAGCCGCCACAGGAGCAGCCAGCCGAACGCGAGCCCGGTCAGCATCAGGGCCACCGTGCTCACCACGTCCACATACGGCCCGAGGAACTCCACCGAGCCGTAGTTGAGCAGGACCTGGCCCTCCCAGCCGTGGTGCCGGGCGATGTGGAAGACGAGCGAGCCGAGGGACTCGACCTCGGTCCCGCGGTCGCGCTGGAACGTCAGGAACGCGAACGCGCCCGGCATCGACACGGTGAACAGCAGCGCGATCCCGGCGGCCGTCCCGGCCGCCCAGGCCCAGGCCCTGCGCCCGGTCGTGCCCACGAGCAGCAGCAGCGGCCACACCTTCAGCAGCGCGCCGAACGCGGCCAGCGCGCCCATGAGCTTCGGATTCCGGACGCCCGCGAGGATCGCGGCCACGACGACGGCGGTCACCATCACGTCGTACCGCGAGTACACCGTCGGGCCGAGCAGGGGCACGCCCACGACCCACACCCAGGCACCGCGCCGTGACCTGCCCGGGCTCCGGGCCGCGTACAGGAGCAGTCCGAGGGCGACCAGGTCGGCGGCGAAGGCGAGGACGAAGAACGCCTCGGTGTAGGCGAGGAACGGCAGCAGAGACGGGGAGAGGATCGCGAGCGCGGCCGCCGGCGGGTACTGCCAGGTCACGTCGTCCAGCGGGAACGTGCCGGTGCGCAGGACCTCGTACCAGCCCTGGTAGGTGACCGTGACGTCACTCGTGACGTCCGGGCCGGGGAAGACGATCACCTTGAAGACGAGGAGCAGCAGCGCCAGCCTCGTCAGACCCCAGGTCACCAGCAGTACGTACGGGAACCTCGTCCCCCTGGCTCCCGCCATGCGCACCTGCCCTTTTCC of the Streptomyces aurantiacus genome contains:
- a CDS encoding glycerate kinase family protein, with amino-acid sequence MLTRFAVAPSGFKESLSAQAAADAIAAGVRRVVPDAEVDLIPLVDGGEGTARALATATGGRLVALPATGPLGEPVGTHFALLGVGGTAVVEMAAVAGLSLVPHCLRDPGATTTYGVGELIRAALDTGVHRVLVGCGDSGTSDGGAGALQALGARLLDADGFELPHGGAELVRLQRIDPTGLDPRLADVELLVACNPYNVLCGELGVARVFGPQKGATPAQVEQLAAGLENWARVLTRDLPVTGDLYGGPGTGASGGLGAGLAALGARLLPRFEVLLDHLDLDARLARADLVLTAEGALDHQTPRGKVPAEVARRAKLHGRPVLALAGTLGEGAHTVPGVDAYSGILPAPMAPAEAFLRAGELLTDATERALRMVVLGAQLPTGPRPRTPEAAPTPLSAPLSAPLQTPLSAPVSGTQRPSSVR
- a CDS encoding SLC13 family permease; amino-acid sequence: MSLNLLRTVTLCVALSLCALLVVPGNFPGLGADARLTLAVFTLATCAWIGTPIDDTYIALGAGLALTVTGVISSDTLFGTLGDSTVWLLICAFVLAAAVTRTGLAGRAAAFLVGGARGVRQLVHLTTAALVVTAFAVPATSGRAALALPVFLALAKALADRRRLVVMLALLFPTVILLSAVATLIGAGAHLITVSVLWETTGDRIDFTQWLLLGLPLAVVSSHLAAEAVLLTTTRRSDRRTPVRITADDIQRHSERPVTGPWTPAESRCALLLATVVVLWCSEPLHQVSPAVVALIGAVVAASPALGTVGLKDALKTVPWSLLLFMAATMAMGVALADSGAAKWLVSGLPVDVEPWLFLALVVAVSTAAHLVLQSRSARSSVLVPLVVAAAVGAGVNPVAAALASTAAAGFCHTLPASAKPVTLFAEIPGTPTYTPRDLLRLSAVLAPLTAALVLLFALAVWPLFGVPVLKP
- a CDS encoding response regulator transcription factor, with protein sequence MNRILIVEDEERIASFVEKGLRAGGFTTTVVADGDSAYEYTLTGGFDLVILDIGLPGRDGFTVLRELREARVTVPVIVLTARDSVRDTVAGLEGGADDWMTKPFRFEELLARVRLRLRTAAGTPEVTVLRGGDLTLDLRTRRARAGERTVDLTAREFVLLELFLRHPGQVLSREQILSHVWGYDFDPGSNIVDVYVRALRKKLGAEQVETVRGMGYRLPG
- a CDS encoding sensor histidine kinase, yielding MAVAFAAVATTTRSILLRDVDSRVSGLLAQETGEFAHFEERGVDPTTGRPFSDPGRLLRVFLERQYADPDEELMGLLAGPSGAAPAKLVQDREIPVELPLHRDAAARRQIFASTASTGTLHRAAGDVRWAKVAIARPGGEPEAAFVVAFHPGREQARANEVFRILLAICGVALLLTTGIAWVVAGRILKPVRLVRTTAAQLTEQDLTRRIPVRGHDDIAALAETFNAMLDRLERAFAAQREFVDDAGHELRTPITIVRGHLELMGDDPAEREETVRLVTDELDRMSRIVEDLLLLARTERPDFVTPEPVQLAELTADVFVKARTLGDRHWELAEVAEGEARLDPQRVTQAMVQLAQNAVQHTVPGQSIRIGSHVLDGRVELYVSDSGPGVQPQDAEVIFERFRRGTARRGTRGSGAGLGLSIVRAIAQGHRGGRVLLRQTEGGGATFVLVLAREEEHMTGLHA
- a CDS encoding small secreted hydrophilic protein, which codes for MVFSHRMAALAAVVVIPLGIAATSYALTDSPESPKVPPRVELESGSPSAAPTSAKPTPTPTPTPSDEVVSRPPVSDDDDDDDGPGDDG
- a CDS encoding Lrp/AsnC family transcriptional regulator, whose product is MITAIVLIKTSVDRIPEIAESIAALDSVSEVFSVTGTYDLIAMVRVKAHDDLADVIPGMISKIPGVEGTDTHVAFRTYSQHDLEAAFAIGLDN
- a CDS encoding rhomboid family intramembrane serine protease translates to MIGNWGRTVGRTAGAARGQSAPVTYGLIALCCLVFVIGPASGLGPAYGTGDELLSAQRAYFERWGVVPVELFQGRPRAAVTPATALFVHGSWLHLLGNMLFLYVFGAMAEERMGHVQFALFYVGCGYLALLGYAAAHADSAQTLVGASGAISAVLGAFLYLFPKARVTSLFPFLFFLPLRFPAWVVLPFWVSLQWLAAGRATQGPGVAYLAHLLGFSAGFLYAWVRYGRPARVKSPAPATEGETQP
- a CDS encoding NYN domain-containing protein, giving the protein MVETTGEEPDDGDAEVLDRPLPDGVRRKVVQIVSDGFGGLTVAELPAQLRQYARFAPNRRAKFAGTAMAAAMETDPLFRQRIAEKLRDAQPELSGALVSGSAPPAADPLDVAAAAYVLRPPGWVKLVTAAGEEALRADAERADEESRAELERLREELAEARGQTRTETERLRTELEAAKKEAESLHRKLRGALSDVKRGEAALRKLRGEMESVRGDGQAQVSAAESESRRLKSRLGEAEAALEAARRAAREGRSVEDMRVRLLLDTVLDATQGLRRELALPPVSVRPAETVDAVEPGRMTPKDIAARALSENDPAILDQLLALPQAHLVVDGYNVTKTGYPQMPLEKQRLRLLGQLSQLAAQTGAEVTCVFDGAELAAPVLLAPPRGVRVLFSKPGVTADELIRQLVRAEPPGRPVIVVSTDREVADGVASAGARPVASVVLLKRLSRG